GTCAATACGGGCAATAACTTCACCGCGGGCCACGGCCATACCGGCGTTTCGGGCAGCGATCAAACCCTGTTTTTTCTCTTTAATGACTCGAGCGCCGTGCAGGCGAGCGATTTTGGCGGTTTTATCGGTGCAATTATTATCAACCACAATGATTTCGAACGGCTTAACCGTCTGACTCTCAAGCGATTTTAAGCAATTTGCTATATTATCTTCTTCGTTATAACAGGGAACAACTACCGAAACCGTTAATGGTTTTTGTTCTATCATCTTGCTCCTTGTATAATAGCATGTAGATTAAAGCTTAAATTCTGATGAAAACCAAAAAATCTAGATTAGGGTGGGCTAAGCTGCCGATGGGCAAACAGTTTTGGAAGAAGCTGAGTTGGTTCAAAAAATTTTGGATAATCGTGGCAATTCTATGCTTGCTTATTTATGCGCAAGGTATGGTTATCAGCCAATGGTATATAAATAAACATAAAGACGAACCGCTGACCTTTGGCGTGACGTTTATTAGCGGTTACGCCAGTTTTCTGGGCGTCGATCCGCAAGCTACATTTAAGGCTCTGCGCGATGATATGGGCATTCACCGTTTTAGATTGGTGACTTACATGAACGTGGTAGAACCGCAAAAAGGCGTTTATGATTTTAGCGACATTGACTGGCAGCTTAAGATGATTCAAGAGGTTCACGGCACCGCCACCGTGGCCATTGGCCTGCGCCAACCACGCTGGCCAGAATGCCATTTAGCAGATTGGGCCAACGGCGAATCTACCGCCCAGCGCAATAGCGACGTAGATAGCTATATAAAAGCTACGGTTGAGCACCTTAAACAATTCAACGTCGTGCAGAGCTACCAGCTAGAGAACGAATACTTCTTGGGCGCCTTTGGTGAATGTCCGGCGGCTGACCGCAATCAGCTAATTAAAGAGTTTAACCTGGTCAAAGCTACCGACCCCAAAACACCAATTATTATGAGTCTGGCTAATAACTATTTCGGTATTCCAACCGGCCAGCCTAGGCCCGATGAATTTGGCGTATCGGTTTATAAACGAGTTTACGATTTTACGGTAACCCACCGCTATTTGGAGTATCCATTCGGCGCTCGATATTATGCCTACCGAGCAGGTTTAACCGAGATGTTTACAGGCAAAGAATCAATGCTGCACGAGCTACAAATTGAACCGTGGATTCCAGCTCAATACGATATCCGCACCGCGCCACTCTCCGAAGAGTACAAATCTATGAACCCAACTATTGCCGCTAAGCGCATAAGCTACAGCGTGAACACCGGCTTCCGCGATATAGATATGTGGGGCGGTGAGTGGTGGTATTACCTCAAAGTTGTCCGTCATGACCCAGCTGTCTGGAATGCCGTTAAAGGCGCTCTTGATAAAGTCCGTGCCACCGACGGAGCCCATTAGCTCTTTCTTAAGAACTTCTTTGAAAATATGGAATAATAACCTTATGGCCAAGAAAGATAAGGACACCGGCAAGATCACTAACCGCCGCGCCCGATTCGATTACGAACTGGGCGATTCTTTGATGGTCGGAATTGAACTTACCGGTGCCGAAGCTAAAGCTCTCCGCCTGAACCACGGGCAACTCCGCGGCGCTTACGTTAATGTTCTAAATAATGAGCTTTGGCTCGTGAATGCTCAGATCAACAGCACAAGTGGCGTACCGGTAAGCCACGAAACCCGCAGTCGTAAGCTTCTAGCCAAAAGGCGCGAGATAGACAGCTTGGTGGCGGCCCGGCAAGCCGGCAACACTATTATTCCGCTAGAAATAATTACCAAAGGTCGCTTTATTAAATTAAAGATTGCCATTGGCCGAGGCCGTAAGCGCTACGACAAGCGCCAGACTATTCGAAAGCGCCAAGAAGAACGCGAAGCTGCCAGAGGTTTATAAGCACCCATGGATCTAAACCAAGTCGTCCAACGATTAAAGAATCAAAAGTCAAAAAAGGACGTGCTTAAAGAAGCATACTCGTTAACAACTGAGCGATACTACGGCAAGCGTCTTCATACTTACTGGACGGCTATTAGGTTTTTTGGCAGTGATCCCGAGAAGTTATGGCAGCATCCCGGTCAGCTTGATTGCGCCCACCAGAATCAACTCCTGGCATCCTTATTGCTAGGAAGTGGCATGTTTAAAAAGACCGACATACAAAAACGCTGGACTCCTTACTGGGGAATATCACCTCACCAGTACTTGAAGGTAAAGATTGATAAGGACGAAGTTATTAATGTCGACCCTTGGTCATCGATTTATGGCATTAAGCTTGGCGATTATTCAAGATGGTTTCATACTAAAGGAAACGTATGAGGATTTATTGCTGGAATGTAAACGGCATCAGAGCCGTACTGCGGAAAGGCGCGTTGCAAGACTTTATCGCTCACGAAAAGCCCGACATCCTTTGTATGCAAGAAACCAAGATTTCTGACGACGATATCAAGGGCATTGACCTCGAGCTTGGCAAAGATAACGGCGGCTATCATTTTTACTGGAACTCGGCCAGCAAGCGCGGATATTCCGGCACGGCAATTTTATCCAAAATCGAACCTAAGCAAATTATCTGCGGCTTCCCGGATGGTTTTGAGAAAAAATATAACTTTGTCGATCACAAGACTGCCGATACTGCGAACGAGGGCAGGGTGCTAACCGCCGAATTTGAAAATTTTTGGCTGGTAACCGTCTATACCATCAACGCTAAAGACGATTTATCCCGCTTGCCGCTCAAATACAAACATTGGGATCCGGCGTTCCTAGCTTACGTAAAACAATTAGAAAAAACTAAGCCGGTAGTTTTTTGCGGTGACCTAAACGTGGCCCACACAGAGGACGATTTGGCCAATCCAAAGCCAAATGTTGGCAAAAAAGGTTTTACCAACGAAGAGCGCGAGGGCTTCCAAAAGTATATAGATGCCGGCTTTGTCGACACCTTCCGCATGTTCAAGCAAGGCAATGGCTATTACACCTGGTGGAGTCACTTTGCCAATGCCCGCGCCCGCAACGTTGGCTGGCGCATAGATTATTTTTTGGCCAGCGGCGCACTTAAAGATAAGATTAAAGCCGCCGACATCCACCCCAAATATATGGGCTCCGACCACTGCCCAATCAGCCTCGACATAGAAGTATAGCTATTTTATTTTGTTGCACATTTAGCAATATTCTCCTACATTTTAGTTAGAGTAGTGCAAAGGGGAGATATATGTCAGAACGAAGTTTAGATTACGAAAAAGTCCCTCAATATAAATTTGAAGTAAACAATATGGATGGCGAAGTCCACGCCTGGGGAACAATCCCACAAGAACACAAGGATGCCTTAGTGGGCCACGCCTTCCCGGTTACTTCACGCTGGGTCACAGGTGAAGAGACTGTGGCAGCAGGCGTTAGGTCGGCTAACATTGCCGAAGTTTTAGCTGCAGACGAATCAGAAACTACTCGTGAAGCTGCAATTTGGTGGTCGGGTTATGCTTCAGCGTTTGTTGGAAAGGCCGAACAATCGGCCGGGAATGATGCCAGGAGCCAAGTATTCATAGACGCTTCCTGTGGCACCCTAAACGAAGCTTTAGCTGAATACAGCGCGAGCTAACGCAAGTTGTACAATATGCCTGTGAAGAAGTTTGCGGTTTTTGACATCGACGGCACGCTGATTCGCTGGCAGCTGTATCATTCGCTGGCCGATAGATTGGCCCATCACGGATACATCAACGAAGCTAGCTATGAAACAATGCGCGAAGCCCGCATGCAATGGAAGCGCCGCACAAGCGACGAAGCCTTTCCGCTGTATGAACGCAGAGTCGTGCAAGCTTTCGATAGCGCCCTAAAGTCTATTTCTCCTCAGCAGCTCGACGAAGTTGTGAACGAAGTTTTCGCAGAATATAAGGACCAGGCCTACACCTATTCCAGGAACCTTATCGCCAAACTCAAAAACGAAGATTATTTTTTGCTGGCCATCTCCGGCTCACCAGTTGAGATTGTTTCTAAAGTTGCGCAGTACTACGGCTTTGATGACTGGCGAGGCAGCACGCATTTCTCCAAAGATGGCCGCTTTACCGGCGCCAAACGCGTAGTTTCATACCACAAAGACAAAACACTTATTGAGATGATTAAAAAGCACGATTTATCATACGCCGTCAGCATTGGCGTGGGCGACACCAGGAGCGACATTGCCATACTAGAGATGGTCGCCAGCCCAATAGCCTTTAACCCAGACCGCTATTTATATGAATACGCTCGCATGCGGGCATGGGATATTGTGCTGGAACGCAAGAATATGGTTTATGAGTTAAAGTATCAAGATGGAAAATACCAACTGGCGCAAGCAGGCTAAAGACCAGCCTTCCTTTCCCGACACTTTGTGGAGTCGGCCAGAAAACCGGCGGCACGCCGGCAAGCTTTTGATTATCGGCGGCAACAAGCACAGCTTTGCCGCTGTCAGCTCAGCCTACAGCGCCGCTAACGGTGCTGGAATCGGTACAGCCAGAGTGATGTTGCCGGATAGCTTAGAACGAATGCTGATTAAAGTCTTTCCTGAGGCCGAATTCACCTCTAGCACGCTAAGCGGCAGTTTTGCTCGTACTGCGCTAGGGCCTATGTGCGATGCGGCAGCTTGGGGCGATCATATTTTACTAGCCGGAGATTTCGGCAAAAATTCCGAGACGGCTATTTTGTTAGAAAGCTTTTTGGCCAAGTATAAAGACGGGGTGGTTTTGGCAGGCAACGGTATAGATTATTTTTATAATGAACCCTCTCTTATATTGGATCGCCCCAGCACGACCCTAGTGGCGGAATTTAACCAATTGCAAAAATTATTATCGGGCCGGTTGCTGTTAAAACACTCCATGAATTTAGCGCAGCTAGCAGAAGCTTTGGCCAGGCTTGCTAGCAATTGTCAGGTCAATGTAGTTACCGCTCATTCCGATCAGATTATTGTAGCAGCGAGCGGACAAGTCAGCACTACGCCAGCCAGCAGGGTCGACTTTGCGGAGCTAGCGGCCCATATAAGCGTCTGGAGCTTGCAGCAGCCCGGTAAAACTTTCGAGGCTTTAACAACCGCGGTTTATTGTTACCTCCAAAGCTGAGCCATGATCATAAGGCAAAATAATACATAAGGGTGGTCAAGAAGTTAAAACCAATTTATAATACTGCCGAGCGGGTGAGTGGCGGAACTGGTATACGCGCACGACTCAAAATCGTGTTCCTTTAAGGAGTGTGGGTTCGATTCCCACCTCACCCACCATCGAAAAAGCCGGAACAACTCCGGCTTTTTCATATTCACCGTTGTACAATAAAAGTGAAGATTTTATAAGCTATGGCTGACGAAGATGAACAAAAGCATAACGACCAATTTGACGCAGCGCTACCGCTGCCTATAAACCATAGCCAAAAACCACAAGCAGCAAGCAGTAGCGGCGGCTCCGATGCTACGGCTGACTTGATTCGCAAAAAGATCGAGGCTGCCTACGCTAAAGAGCCAAGCGCCCAAGCGGAAGAAGAAGAACTAGAAAAAACAGCCAGCAAAAAACTCTCTAAGCACCAAAGGTTTATATTAGACCTCACTAGCTCCGGCAAACCTTTGCACGAAGTGCAGATAGCCTGGCACGAATATTACGCTGCGCTGCCAGATAACCAAAAACACGAGGTATGGGAAGAGTTCTATAAGACCCATGCCGAAACATCACATTATCAGGCAATCACCCACACTCATAAAGATCAAAAATCGCATGCCGCGACCGAAGAAAAAAGGTCGCTACCGCCAACTACTACCGCAAGCCGATCAATACAAAACTTCCGTAACTCACTAAAAACGCCAGAACAGCGGGCTGTGGGAGTCAAAAAACAAAGTCCGCTGCACTCAATTCTATTTGGATTGGCCATAGGTTGCATAGTGCTGGTGATCTTTCTCTTCAGCTTCTTTAACGAGCGCTTCATCACTCCTTTTATTCAGCCTAGCCGCGACGTTAGCGCTACGCCGCTAATCATTGGCACTCAAGCCGTTGGACAGTCTCCGCAGTTAATAATTCCAAAAATAAACGTGCAGATTCCAATCATTTACGCCACCGATAACAGCGATAATACGATTGAGAATGACCTAGAAAGCGGTGTGGTGCATTACGCCGATACGGCCATGCCGGGCCAAGACGGCAACTTAGTTATTTTTGGCCACTCGTCAAATAACATTTTTAACCCCGGAAAATACAAGTTTGCTTTTGTGTTGCTGTCTAGGCTAGAGAATGGCGATACATTTTATGTCGATAATGGCGGCAAGCGCTACACTTACGAGGTTTTTGGCAAGAAGATTGTACCGCCGAGCGACGTCAATGTGCTGGGACCAGTAGCAAACAAGACGGCTACTGCCACTCTGATTACTTGCGATCCGCCAGGCACCAGCCTCAACCGTCTGGTAGTTAGCGCAGATCAAATCGACCCTAATCCCACCTCGAACATAGCCGCTTCGGCAGATACCGGAAAAGCCGCGCAAAACGCCAAAGCTATAGCCGGCAACGGACCAACACTGTGGCAAAGGCTCTGGCACGCCATCTGGGATTAACTAAATCTGCAGGATTAAATAATTTACCGCTTGAGCGCAGAACGAGGAAGAAGCGAGCAACGGACCGAGATGTATTTGCATACATAGAGGGAGTAGCGGAGCTTCTGACAAAGTTATACGCCAAGAGCACTAGCGGAGCGGCCGGCTTCGCCGGGCGGCAGGCTAGTGCGGCGGTAAATTATTTATTATTGCTTAGGCAAATCGTTGCCGGCACGCATATCAACATTCACCAAATTAAGCGTGCCGTCGCTTTTGGCTTGCAAAGTTATCATATGGTTATAGTCGCTGCTGAACAGTGCGCCGCTGGGATCGGTAGTAGGCACTAATGGCTGCTGGTTGGTAGAGTCGTAATCCGTAACATAAACTTTGCCGTCAGACTCGCCAATCAGCCGATGGCCATCCATCCAAGTCATAGGACCAGCCAGCGGAGCATCCAGACGATACTGATAATTGTCTTTGGTTTCTATGTCGAATACTCCAAAGCTTTGGCCGTTTTCAACTTCTACAAAACGAGCGTTATTAGAAAAGCCAACTTTTGTAGCGCCCAACACGTTAAGGGCCAGGGTAGGGATAGCCTTGCCGATGCTTTTGTTATTAATGTCGCTCAAAGGATCCTCATATATATTTACTCTTTTGTCGGTATCACTGCCGGCGATGTAGTACCAGTGGCCGGAATACTGCGCTGCATCAATTAAATAAGTGCTGCCGGCAGTAAGGGTATAGAGCGGGTAAGTCTTGCCGTTATTCCAAATCCTAGCCTGAACTTCGCCGCTTGGCATATTTTGGTCGGTGATGTAGGTCATAAGATCTGTGCCATAAGGTTTAAAGGCCAGAACTTTTTTGAGCATTGGGGTGGCCAGCGTGCCCTTACTCACATCGCCGAGCTGCACAGTTTGGTTGGCTTGGCTATAAACATATAGCTGGTCGACTTTCTTATTAAACAAAGCAACCTCGTCGGGAACAATATTAAAGATTTTGTTTACGTTAAATGATTGCTCGGGCTTGTTGCGGTTAAAGACGATATATTCGCTGCCACCGCTATAAGTGTGCTTGAGTAAGACGTTATTGTTGTCAGTAGACCATTCAACAACGCTTAAATTGGCCCTGGCGCCATCATCTCCGGATAGCAACCCCTCGGGAATACTAACTTGGGTTGGAGTTTGGCTTTCGGTTTTTGACAGAGCGTTTAAGTCAAGCTGGTCAAAGGTAACCTGTTTTGAGTCGCTATCAGGTCGCTGGATCAAGAGCCAACGCTGGCTGGGACTCTCGGTTATTAAGGCGGGTTGCGTCGCATAGTTAGTTAGAGTTGTGGTGCGAAACTTCACTGGATATAAGAAGGGGTAAACAAAGCGGTCGATGCTGCTTTCTTGAAGCGTAAAGCTGCGCTGCCAATCGCGGTAACCAGATTTTTTGAGGGTTAGAGTATAGTCGCCGGCCGGGATTACCAGCCTGGCAGAAGTGGTAGCATTCCAATTTTTGCCGTTTAGGTAAATTTCCGCGCCACCCGGTTTAGAATCCACAAACAGCAGGCCGTTTTGGATGATCTGGCCTTTCTTATTTATGCCATAGCCGTTAGCTCCGTAAGCCAAAATCACGGTAGCCAGGCCTATGGCGATAGCCACAAGAACATAGCCTACGATTAAGCGTATTTTATGAGCGCGTCTTTTACGGGGGTCAAGAAAATCCATAATCTAAATTTGTTTAGCAAATGTTTGTATTTCTATGATCTCACATAAATTGTCGCTCAAATATTTTATTTCGGCAAGATGCTTGTGTTAGGGGCGCGTGGGAGTTAATATATATCTCATAAATATTTGGGGACAATTTGTAAGTGAGCAGGGCAGCCAGCATCATCGAAATTAACGGCACTCGCTATGACGCCAACAGCGGCAACGTAGTCGGAGCTGTTAAGAAAGTTGCCACCCAAGTTAAAGGTCAATCAAAGGTAATAGACGGTTTTGTGCGTAAATCCGGCTCCGCTATCACTAAGGCCCCAGCAGCAGTTGTAAAGGCCCCAGCCGCTGTAATACCAAAGAGGACACCAGCTGAACCGCGGCAAGCAAAGCTAGCTCATCAGGTCCACAATCGAACACAACGTTCAAATGCCTTAATGCGCAACATTGTGAGTAAGCCCAAAGCCCAGATTGCCGAAGTCAGACAGGGGCTTATAAAGCCATCTGTTTCTAAGGCCGTTGGCCAAGAACAAGAGCGTCGAGCTCGCGCAGTTGCTATTCCAAAGCATTCGAGAGTTGACCGTTTCGGCGTTCTAAAAACCGCCGAGACAAAGCCTCGCCACGAAATCACAGCCAAAGCTCGTCCGGTTGTGCAAATGAGCCAAGCTGTTAGTGCGCCGGCTGTCGCTAAGCCTTTGCCAAGCATGGTAGTCAGCGCTTCTCATCAAAAACTTGAAAGACTATTAGACGAGGCGCTTATTCGTGCCGATGCTCACAAAGCTATGGAACGCAAGCGATCACGCAATCCACTTAACCACATTACCAGGTTGCCGCGCTGGCTAGTTGTTTCTATTTTGCTCATTATCGTCATAGCTATTGTTGGATTTTTTGCGTGGCGCGACATACCTCAAGTAGCCTTAAAGGTAGCCGGCGAACAAGCTCACGTTAGCGCCAGCCTGCCTGATTATGCGCCGACTGGTTTTTCGATAGCCGGACCAGCTTCGCACCAAGGCAACACGGTGGTTATTAAATATCAAAGCGGCGGTTATTCTTACGACATAACCCAAAAAAGCTCCGGCTGGGATAGCACATCCTTAGCCGCCAACGTTATAACTCCTGGCCTGCAAGTACAAACCAGTCAAGTACAAGGTACAACCGTTTATATCTACGGCAAGCAGAACAATGCTACTTGGGTCAATAACGGTGTTTGGTACACGCTCAAAAACAATGCCAGCTTAACGTCTGACCAGATTATGCGCATTGTGCAATCAATGTAGCGCCAAAGAGTTATTTAGCCTACAATTAAAGTTAATGATAGTTAGTTTTATTGCGCGCGTACTTTTCGCTTTAGTGCCGAGCAAGGCGATGGCGAGGAATGGACTGAGCCGTATATGAAATACGGCGAAGGAATGCCGCAACCAGCAACGCCGCCCGGCGCAAAGAGTACCGGCGGAGTGGCCGGCCCTGCCGACAAGCAGAGCGCTGCGGTGCGTGGGCCGGTTCGGACTCGTTTTGCGCCTAGTCCAACAGGTTACTTACACGTCGGCGGTATTCGCACTGCGCTGTTTGCATGGCTTTTGGCCCGTCAAGCCGGCAACGATGGCCAGTTTATCTTGCGGCTTGAAGATACCGACAAAAATCGCGAGGTAACCGGCGCTGACGAGCACATAATGAAGAGCCTAAAAGCTCTGGGTCTTAATTACGACGAAGGCCCGGACATCGGCGGTCCGTTCGGGCCGTATCGCCAAAGCGAGCGCCTGGATATTTATAGAAAGTGGGCCGAAAAATTAATAAAGAAGGGCAGAGCCTATGCCGATCCTTATTCTCCAATCGAAGTTCAAGCTTTTAGAGAGCAAGCTCAAAAAGAAAAGCGCCCGTTTTTATATCGTGACCGTCGGCCAGAGAATCCGCCGAGATGGGACGGCAGTCAGCCTTTGCGTTTTAAGTCAGAGCCCAAAGCCTACGTCTGGCACGATGAAGTTATGGGCGATCTTTCAACCGGGCCGGAAGTCATCGACGACTTTATTTTAATTAAATCCGATGGTTATCCAACCTATAACTTCGCTCACATAATTGACGATCTCGAAATGCAGATCAGCCATGTTATCCGTGGCCAGGAGTTCCTAGCCAGCATGCCGAACTACCTAAATCTTTACGAGGCATTGGGTATCGAGCGGCCTGTGCTGGCCACCATGCCGCACATTTTGGGCCCGGATGGCAATAAGAAACTATCTAAGCGTGATGGCGCTAAAGATGTGCTGGATTACATCCGTGAGGGCTA
This window of the Candidatus Saccharimonadales bacterium genome carries:
- the smpB gene encoding SsrA-binding protein SmpB; amino-acid sequence: MAKKDKDTGKITNRRARFDYELGDSLMVGIELTGAEAKALRLNHGQLRGAYVNVLNNELWLVNAQINSTSGVPVSHETRSRKLLAKRREIDSLVAARQAGNTIIPLEIITKGRFIKLKIAIGRGRKRYDKRQTIRKRQEEREAARGL
- a CDS encoding exodeoxyribonuclease III, with the translated sequence MRIYCWNVNGIRAVLRKGALQDFIAHEKPDILCMQETKISDDDIKGIDLELGKDNGGYHFYWNSASKRGYSGTAILSKIEPKQIICGFPDGFEKKYNFVDHKTADTANEGRVLTAEFENFWLVTVYTINAKDDLSRLPLKYKHWDPAFLAYVKQLEKTKPVVFCGDLNVAHTEDDLANPKPNVGKKGFTNEEREGFQKYIDAGFVDTFRMFKQGNGYYTWWSHFANARARNVGWRIDYFLASGALKDKIKAADIHPKYMGSDHCPISLDIEV
- a CDS encoding HAD family phosphatase; its protein translation is MKKFAVFDIDGTLIRWQLYHSLADRLAHHGYINEASYETMREARMQWKRRTSDEAFPLYERRVVQAFDSALKSISPQQLDEVVNEVFAEYKDQAYTYSRNLIAKLKNEDYFLLAISGSPVEIVSKVAQYYGFDDWRGSTHFSKDGRFTGAKRVVSYHKDKTLIEMIKKHDLSYAVSIGVGDTRSDIAILEMVASPIAFNPDRYLYEYARMRAWDIVLERKNMVYELKYQDGKYQLAQAG
- a CDS encoding sortase; amino-acid sequence: MADEDEQKHNDQFDAALPLPINHSQKPQAASSSGGSDATADLIRKKIEAAYAKEPSAQAEEEELEKTASKKLSKHQRFILDLTSSGKPLHEVQIAWHEYYAALPDNQKHEVWEEFYKTHAETSHYQAITHTHKDQKSHAATEEKRSLPPTTTASRSIQNFRNSLKTPEQRAVGVKKQSPLHSILFGLAIGCIVLVIFLFSFFNERFITPFIQPSRDVSATPLIIGTQAVGQSPQLIIPKINVQIPIIYATDNSDNTIENDLESGVVHYADTAMPGQDGNLVIFGHSSNNIFNPGKYKFAFVLLSRLENGDTFYVDNGGKRYTYEVFGKKIVPPSDVNVLGPVANKTATATLITCDPPGTSLNRLVVSADQIDPNPTSNIAASADTGKAAQNAKAIAGNGPTLWQRLWHAIWD
- a CDS encoding PEGA domain-containing protein — encoded protein: MAIAIGLATVILAYGANGYGINKKGQIIQNGLLFVDSKPGGAEIYLNGKNWNATTSARLVIPAGDYTLTLKKSGYRDWQRSFTLQESSIDRFVYPFLYPVKFRTTTLTNYATQPALITESPSQRWLLIQRPDSDSKQVTFDQLDLNALSKTESQTPTQVSIPEGLLSGDDGARANLSVVEWSTDNNNVLLKHTYSGGSEYIVFNRNKPEQSFNVNKIFNIVPDEVALFNKKVDQLYVYSQANQTVQLGDVSKGTLATPMLKKVLAFKPYGTDLMTYITDQNMPSGEVQARIWNNGKTYPLYTLTAGSTYLIDAAQYSGHWYYIAGSDTDKRVNIYEDPLSDINNKSIGKAIPTLALNVLGATKVGFSNNARFVEVENGQSFGVFDIETKDNYQYRLDAPLAGPMTWMDGHRLIGESDGKVYVTDYDSTNQQPLVPTTDPSGALFSSDYNHMITLQAKSDGTLNLVNVDMRAGNDLPKQ
- a CDS encoding DUF4367 domain-containing protein, whose translation is MSRAASIIEINGTRYDANSGNVVGAVKKVATQVKGQSKVIDGFVRKSGSAITKAPAAVVKAPAAVIPKRTPAEPRQAKLAHQVHNRTQRSNALMRNIVSKPKAQIAEVRQGLIKPSVSKAVGQEQERRARAVAIPKHSRVDRFGVLKTAETKPRHEITAKARPVVQMSQAVSAPAVAKPLPSMVVSASHQKLERLLDEALIRADAHKAMERKRSRNPLNHITRLPRWLVVSILLIIVIAIVGFFAWRDIPQVALKVAGEQAHVSASLPDYAPTGFSIAGPASHQGNTVVIKYQSGGYSYDITQKSSGWDSTSLAANVITPGLQVQTSQVQGTTVYIYGKQNNATWVNNGVWYTLKNNASLTSDQIMRIVQSM
- the gltX gene encoding glutamate--tRNA ligase, with translation MKYGEGMPQPATPPGAKSTGGVAGPADKQSAAVRGPVRTRFAPSPTGYLHVGGIRTALFAWLLARQAGNDGQFILRLEDTDKNREVTGADEHIMKSLKALGLNYDEGPDIGGPFGPYRQSERLDIYRKWAEKLIKKGRAYADPYSPIEVQAFREQAQKEKRPFLYRDRRPENPPRWDGSQPLRFKSEPKAYVWHDEVMGDLSTGPEVIDDFILIKSDGYPTYNFAHIIDDLEMQISHVIRGQEFLASMPNYLNLYEALGIERPVLATMPHILGPDGNKKLSKRDGAKDVLDYIREGYLPDALVNFIASLGWNDGTEQEIFSRNELTEKFRLDHVQRSGARFDERRLTWMNGHYIRELSLKELAERAADFWPAKAKAADETYKNAILGLVQERLKYFAELPELTRFFFEEPDTSNVKELYKNPVDKQLKKIEFSDYKPMLDKVITKLENSDFSEDNITNSLNQLLEELGTKPGVLFALVRIALTGQTSSPQIFGTLHVLGQEKSINRLKKAAETLAN